The following DNA comes from Tunturibacter psychrotolerans.
GATCCGGTAACACTCGCGGCTAGTTGGCAGCTGCAGGATGCGGCGAAGGTGACGCAGACTGGGGACGCGGTCAGTTCTACAAGCTTCAGGCCGCAGGGTTGGTACTCGGCGATCGTGCCGGGAACGGTGCTGACAAGCCTGGTGAATGCTGGTGTTTACCCAGAGCCTCTGTATGGTGAGAATAATCGTCCCGACAAGATTCCCGAGAGTCTAGCTCGTACTCCGTACTGGTATCGCACGGTCTTTGAAGTGCCAAAGGCGTACGCTGGCAAGCATGTTTGGCTGAATCTCGAAGGGATCAATTTTTCCGCTCAGGTGTGGGTGAACGGAAGGCAGGTTGGGGCGATGAAAGGCGCGTTTCGGCGCGGGATCTTCGAAATTTCTCCAGACGTGAAAGCGGGGAAGGAGGCGGTGCTTGCGGTGCTGGTGTCGCCGCAACCTCATCCTGGCGATCCGCATGAACATACGATTCGCGACGGCGTAGGCAAGAATGGCGGCATTACAGCGATCGATGGACCGACGTTTCTTTCGACGATTGGCTGGGATTGGATTCCTGCGATTCGCGATCGGGATACGGGGATTTGGCAGAAGGTTTTTATTTCGGCGAGTGGGCCGGTCGTGATTAAAGATCCGCTGGTAACGACTGATCTTCCACTGCCGAAGGTGGACTCGGCGGATATATCGTTGCAGGCGAGGGTGGAGAATGTGACGGACACGCCGCAGAAGGGCGTGTTGAAGGGAAGCTTCGGCGATGTAAATTTTGCGCAGAACGTCGAGGTGGCGCCGCATAGTTCGCAGGTGGTTACCGTGGACCCGAAGAGTACGCCGGCGATGCATGTGGAGCATCCGAAGCTTTGGTGGCCGAATGGCTATGGGCCACAGAATCTTTACAAGCTGCACCTGAGCTTCGAGATGGATGGGAAGGCTTCGGATAGCAAGGATGTGAGCTTTGGAGTTCGCAAGTTTACGTATGCGGTGCCTGACTCGGAAAATTTGACGATCTCGGTGAATGGCGTTCGTGTGTTTATTCGCGGAGGCAATTGGGGCTTGGATGAGGCGATGAAGCGCAATCCGCGGGAGCGGCTGGAGGCGCAGATTCGGATGCACCAGATTGCGAATATGAACTTGATTCGCAACTGGGTGGGGCAAAGCACAAGCGAAGATTTCTATGAGCTGTGTGATAAGTACGGGATCCTGGTGTGGGATGAGTTTTTTCAACCAAATCCTTCGGATGGACCTGACCCCGACGACTTCGACACGTACATGGCGAATGTGCGGGATAAAATTCTGCGGTTTCGGAACCATGCTTCGATCGTGTTGTGGTGTGCGCGGAATGAAGGATATCCGCCGAAGAAGATCGACGATGCGCTGCGGGTTTTGATGACAGAGTTGGAACCGACTCGGTTGTACCAGGCGAACTCGGCTGATGGTCGCGGGGTCAATTCGCATGGCCCTTATCACTGGCGAACACCTCGGGAGTTTTATGTCTACGATGAAGCTTTCAAGACTGAGATTGGAAGCGTGTCGGTGCCGACGCTTGAGTCAATTCACGGCATGATGCCGGAGAAAGACTGGGAGACGATCAATGACGACTGGGCGGAGCATGACTTCGCCAAGGGCGCAGCGGATGGAGATAAATATCCGGCGATGATCGCGGATCGATACGGCAAGGTGGCGAATCTCGCGGATTTTGTGCGGAAGTCGCAGCTTGCGAACTATGAGGCGTTTCGGGCGATGTATGAAGGACGCAATGCGAAGCTGTTTCATCCAACGACCGGCGTGATTACGTGGATGAGCAATCCTGCGCAGCCGAGCTTTGTGTGGCAGCTTTATCATCATGATCTTGAACCGAATTCCGCGTTGTTCGCAGTGAAGAAAGCCGCGGAGCCGATTCATATTCAGTTGAATGAAGCGACTGGCGAGGTTCAGGTGATCAATAATCTGAACACGTCATTGGAGAATGCCCACGCTCATCTTGCGATTTACAACCTGGATGGTTCGTTGCAGTATGAGCACGACTTTGATGTGTCTGCTGGCGCGAGCGTGGCGACAACGCTTGGATCGGTGGCTTGGCCTGCAAATCTTTCACCAGTTCACTTTGTGAAACTGCAGTTGAAGGACGCGACGGGGAAGGTGATTTCGGAGAACTTTTACTGGCGTGGGCTGCCGGATCATCAGGATGATCTAGAGCTGCTGGACAGCCTGTCGACGATCACGCTTGATGCGAAGGTGAGCCGAAGCGACACTGACGGAAAAAGCGTGATCTCGGTGACGCTGCATAATCCCGGCAAGGAGGTTGCGCTGATGACGCATCTGCAGTTGCGCCGGAAGCGCTCGGGTGAGCGCGTGCTGCCGGTATATTACAGCGATAACTACATTTCGCTGCTGCCGAATGAGACGAAGACGATCACGATGGAAGCGGCGACTTCGGACCTAAAAGGAGAAGATGCGTTGGTGGTGGTGGATGGATGGAACGTTGGAGTGGTGGCTGGGACGTCGGCAGGGGCCGGGATTGAAGCTAATGTTGAAGCACTCGTGGAGCACTGGCCTGTGACGGGGCTGCCGATGATTTCGGCAAAGTGAGGATTCGGTGGTCCCTCACCACAAGTGGAAGTGAGGGCGTGCTGGGGCGGCTGCATTCTTTGGGTGTGCGACGAGCAGCAAGATCAGCACGACCACACCGAGAACGGCGAGACCGAAGTATATGTCGATGTAGGAGAGCAACCGGCTCTGAGTGATCACGTTCGACTGAAAGATTTGGATGGCACCGAGCGCCGGGTTGCTGGCTGCCCCGCCATCGCGCTCGATCAGACTCGAGTATTGCGCTAGGGTTGACTGCAGCGTTGGGTCGAGACGGTTGGCCACGTCGACAAGACGTGCAGAGTGCAATGTCTGGCGACGGTCAAACATGACTGTTGCAGCGGTGACGCCAAATGTGTTTCCCAACTGCCGAATAAAAAAGTAACTTGTGGAGACGTCGTTCAAGTCGAAGGATGCTGCCTGGCTTGTGGCAATGTTGGAAGCACCCGAGACTAGCGGACCCATCGACAATCCGAGCGCGAAGATTGATAGCACGAGAAGCCAGGTTGGCGTGGTTGGCGTCCAGATGTAGATGAAGTTGGTGCAGGCAGCGGTCATCATCGACGCGCCGACGGCGACCACTTTGACTCCGCCAAGCCGCGGCAGTCCGTAACGCACTGTCATCAGCAAACCGATTCCCAACCCGATTGTGTAGGTCGAGATGAAGCCGCCTGTCTGAGCTGCGCTGTAGTCTTGCACGAAACGCAGATATTGAGGCAGAACGTAAAGCCCGGCGCCCAACATCGCGCCGACGATAGCCACGATCAATATGTAGGTTCGTAGTGAAGCCTGCCGCCAAATGGTGCGCAGGTGCAAAACAGGTGCGGGATTTTCAGGTCTCCAGTCCCACCAAAGAAAACCCGCGAAGCAAACGACTGCTATGACCAGGAAACACACGATGAAAGGCGATTGAAACCATAGGTCACGCTCTCCTCTACTGAGCGCAATCTGCATGGACCCGAGCGCCGCAATCAGCAGGCCACCGCCCCAAGCGTCGAAGTAAGACTTTTCGCTTCGCAAGGAAAGATGTCCCCAAGGCAAGTATTTCCAGATCAGAAATGTGCCAATAGCGAGGAAGGGAAAATCCAACAGGAAGGCGTAGTTCCAACGCAACGTATCGGAGATCCAACCCATGGCGACGGGGTAGACCGCTTCGAAAGCACAAAGCTCTATGTAAAGACAAGATACGGCGAAGATGCCGGCCTTGCCGGGGAACATCAGACGGATAAGGATAACGGTGCGAACCAGAAACGCCCCACCGCCAAAGCCCATGACGACTCGCGAGATAAGCAAGAGCTTGAGGCTATGCGGGCTCGAAAAACATCCGATAGCCCCAGTAGCATACAACGCAATGCTGAGGAGCAGGTGGCGGCGTGAGCCGAGAACGCGCGTCATCCAATAACTGATAGCCATGGAACACAAAAAGCCGAGATTGTAGAGAATGACTACCCAACTGACTTCGTCCGAAGTGCCTGCGACATTGCCCTGCAAGTCCGGAAGTAGAACATTGATGGAGAGTCGGTTCGAGATTTCGATTGCGGTCACGAGGCCGACACTGAACAGAATGATCAGTCGGTGTCTCTGAGACAGTTGGATGAGTGATTGGCTGAGCCGTTGGCTGAATTCCTCTTCCCATGATTCGAGGCCCCCGAGACTGCCGCCAGCAAGATAGCTCATGACCCTCCGCCACTTCAGCGAGTGTAGATGGTAGCTTCGACGTTCATTCCCGGTCGCAGGACAAAGCGCGAGTCCTGGCTTTGGTTCACGAGAATTTTTACTGGAAGGCGTTGCACTACTTTGATGAAGTTGCCGGTGGCATTCTGCGGAGGCAGCAGCGCCTGCCGGGAGCCGGCGGCACCTGCAATGGAATCTACGATGCCCTCGAAGTCGCGGTTGTAGGTGTCGACGTGAATCTTCGCACGTTGACCGGGATGTACGTGAGCCATCTGTGTTTCTTTGAAGTTTGCAGTGATGTACACCTTATCGAGCGGCACCAACGTGAAAAGCAGATTTCCTGGCAAAACGTATTGTCCGAGGTGAACGGTCAGCTGGGTTACCTGGCCCGCGATCGGCGCGATGATGGTGGTGTAACCAAGATTGAGGAGAGCCTGGTCCCACACGGCTTTGGCGCGTTCGACGCCTGCAAGTGCAGATTTGTATGTCGATTCGGTGATCGGGATTTGTTGCTCGCGGGCTTTCGATTCCAGCAGGAGAGATTGCGAGCGCGCTACCTTTGCTTTTGACGAGCTCAAGGTGGCCTTCGCGATCTCTACATTCTGCTCCGCTGCGACGACTTGCTGTTCGGCGGCTGCAAGGTCGCTTTTCGCGACGCGTGCTGCTGCGTCGACGGCATCGAATTGAAACTTGGAGACGTCGTTGGTTGCGACGAGTGGCTTGTAGCGTTCGAGGTCGGCCTGAGCTCGCTCGTTGGTTGCCTTTTTGGCGGCGACTTCTGCCTTCGCCTGAAGCAGGTTTGCGGTAGCAGCACGTTCCAGTTGGGTTTGCGCCATCGCATAGTCGGCGGTATCCGATTCGCTCTGTGCCACGGCACCGCCGGTGCTATGTGTTGTGGTGCCACGCGTCAGGCCGATCTGAAGTTTGGCCGCCATCGCTTCGGCTTCGGCAAGATCGTAGGCGGCTTTTGCCTGATCGGCCTCCGCTTTGTATTCGCGGGGATCGATCTGTACCAGTACATCTCCTGTTTTGACGTCTACGTTGTCGTTGATCGGCAGCGCGACGACGTAACCAGAGACCTGGGATGCGACAGCCGTGATGTGGGCGTCGACCTGCGCGTCCTCCGTGGTGACTTGTCCCATCCAGATATACCAGCCGACAAGCAGGATAAGCAGGAGCGCGATCAGGGCGAGTTTTCCCAGGCGAGGAAGCTCGCGAATCGCTTTGCCGGCCGTCGTCAGAAAGGAAGGCGTCGTTTCTGGCGTCGGTGCCGGTGGAGATTCTGGCGGCGGAGCGGATGGTGTAGGTGTCGAGCTCATCGATGCGATTCTCTTTCGGAAGCCTCGTTACTTGGCATATGTATTCTGTACCTCGCCCATTGCCTGGGCCAGATTGACTCTGGACTGGTTGAAACGATAGAGCGCGTCGATTTGGTTTGAGTTTGCGCGTGCTAGTGCGTCCTGCGCGGTGACAACTTCGATATTGGTGGTAACTCCGGCAGAGAAGCGTCGTTGGGCCTGCGCGACTTCGTCGTTCGCTAGTTGAAGTCCCAGGTTCGCGACGTCGACGTTTTTGCGCGCGGCGTCGAGTTCGACGATCGCCGACTTCACTTCGCGAACGATGCGCGCTTCGAGTAGTTGGCGGTTCTGCGCGATACGCTTTTGCTCCAGGTCTGCGCGGGCAACTTCGGCATGGATGCGGCCGCCGGTGAAGAGTGGCATGTTGAAGGCGATCTGATATCTGTACGCGGGAATGCCGTTGTCGAAGCGCGAACCCTGGTAAACCCAAATTCCAGTGAAATCGATCTGTGGGGCGCGCTCATCCAACGCAGATTTCCGTTCCAGATTGGTGATGCGCTCTTGCGACGCTTGCACTTGCATCTCGGGACGACTCACGAATGCTGTGTTGATGGCTGCTGTTTCTTCAAACTGGGGCAGATCGAAGAACTGCAGTTTATCTGTGACTACCGGTTCCTGATCGCGCGGAAGATCGAGCAGTTCGGCCAAAACGTAGTTCGTGGTGTGAGTCGCAGTCTCCGCGTCGATTAGGTTCTGCCGTTCGTTCTGCAACTCGACCTGAGCGCGAGTAGTGTCGATGTTCAGGCCGATTCCCGTCTTCTGCAAACTTGACGCTTGCTCGTAAAGACGCTCGGCGAGAGCGACGCGGACCTTTGCGGCGTCATAAGTCGCAAAGGCACGGAGTACCAGGATGTATTGAGTTACGACTGAGGCGGTAACGTCTTCTCGAGTTATGTTCTCTTGCGCGTGTGCTTCGCGAACGCCTTCGCTGGAGATCTGGTAATTGCGAAATAAGGGAAGATTAAAAAGCGACTGCGAAAAGGCGGGGCCGGCCTGGATAAATTGAAAGGGGCCGCCCGTGCTGCGCGTGGCCGTACGCACGACCGAGGCCAAGTTGTACTGCCTGACCACTCCGAGGCCTGTGAGATTGGCCTGCGGCAGTAACGGTGAGCGCGAGATCTGGCGTTCGCGGTCGCTTTCCAGAGAGAGCAGCCGCAAGGCCACAACCTGCGGGTTCTGCTTCAACGCCAGCTTCACGGCGTCCTTCAGTGTGAGAGAAATGGGTTGAGGGGGCGAAACGGGAGCGGATTGGCCGAGTCCGTCTTTACATAAAACAGCAGCGAACAACAGAAGGCAGAGGACGACCGCCACAGTGCGCGATGGACCGGCGATGTTCGCCCGAGTGCTCATAACTCCTCCGTGACGCGCACATGTCTCTGCTGTCTGGTAGCGTAGAAGCCTGTTGCATCTTTCGACAACTGGAAGCGGCCTTCGACTTGCGACCTGAAGAGGTCAGCCCGGATCGCCCGAAGCGCGAAGAAACCCGCGATCACCTCTCTCCGAGCTTTTTCAATGCATGGCCTGCATTCCACTGAAGGGCCTTCCCTGCAACCTGTCCAGGTAGGAGTGATGCAGTTCACGTGAAAATGTTCAGCAGGGAAAACATATCATAGGAGCAATAAGGTCAGTAGGCACTGTTCAGCCAGCGGTGCGCGGCTCCGCACAACGGCGAAATATGCGCAGACGCGCTCTTCCTTGCCGACATATTCAGATCGGAAAGGAGGTGTCGGGTATCTTCCCTGCGGATTCTGTTGGCGGTCTACAGTGTCTACGCACAGTCTCAAAAGCCATCAACGTCGATGACAGCTTTGGCGAAGGCTTGCGGAGCTTCTTGCGGCAGGTTGTGGCCGACGCCGCCAGTGATGAGACGGTGTTCATAGTTGCCCGAGAACTTGTTGCGATGTGCTGCGCTGTAGAGATGGATTGCACCGTTGGAGTCGCCTTCCATGGTGATGGCGGGCACACTGACGGGCGAAGCAACGGCCAATCGCTTTTCCAGGTCGTCGTATTTCCGCTCGCGTCGGCCAGTCCGATGCGCCAGCGGTAGTTTTGGATCGTGATAGCGACGTGGTCAGGGTTGTTGAGTGCCGCCGCGGATCGCTCGAACGTTGCATCGTCGAAGTCCCACTTTGGCGAAGCGGTCTGCCAGATGAACTTCGCGAAATCGTGCAGGTATTTCTCGTATCCGGCCTGCCCGATGTCAGTGGCGAAATAGTACTGGTACCAAAACGCGAGCGTAAATTTCGGCGCCAACGGCATCTTGCTGGCTGCTGGGTTGCCGATCAGATACCGCTGACGGAGATGATCGCTTTGCAGCGTTCGGGCCAGAGGACCGCCATGATGTCTGCAGTGCGCGCTCCCCAATCGAAGCCGGCGACGGTTGCCTTCTGGACCTTGAGCGCGTCCATTAAAGCGATGATGTCGAGAGCGACTGCGGATTGCTGACCGTTGCGCATGGGATCGGCGGAAAGAAACTTCGTCGTGCCATAGCCGCGCAGATACGGGACGATTACGTGATAGCCAGCCGATGCCAGCAAAGGGGCGACATCAACGAAGTTGTGAATGTCGTAGGGCCAGCCGTGGAGAAGAATTACCGCAGGGCCGTCGGGGGCCCCAGCTTCAGCTTATCCAACATTCAAGACGCCGGCATCGATCTGCTTGAGTGAGGCGAACGACGTGTTCGTTCCGGGCTTAATGGCGAGCACAATTGCCGAGTTCGCTTTGCTGGATTGGGCGGCTGCGAAACCGAGGATGCCGAACTGCGCGGCGGCTATGGTCATGGCCACAGCTCCAAAAAAGCGGCGGCGCTCATGATCGATTTTTTCTGGTGTCTTGATCGCACCCATGGGTTCGTCTGCTTGGTTTGATGTCAAGGCAATACTCCGAGCGATGACCGTCTTCTGAACCGTGCGGTGGCAGAGATAAGAATGATGGGTAGATCGAGGCAGGTGAGATTCAGCAGGCGAGAAGTTTCGCGGGCATCCATCTTCGCTATTAAAGGGAATGGTAGGCACGAGCGGATTCGAACCGCTGACCTCTACCGTGTCAAGGTAGCGCTCTAACCAACTGAGCTACGCGCCTGTGCGTTCTTTCAGTCTAAACGGAGATTGATGCTGGGGCAACCTTCGCGGGTTGGGTTAGGATGGATTGATCCTGCGACGTGCCCTTCCTAAGCCAATTTCGCGCCGCACCGAACCTGCTTACGCTGATGCGGCTCTTTATTATCCCCTTCCTTTTGATCGAGATTCTGGATGGGCATTATGGCATCGCGTTCGCGTTGTTTATGCTTGCCGGAATCAGTGATGCGCTGGATGGATTGTTGGCGCGATGGTTGAGTCAGAAGACGACTCTGGGGCAATATCTCGACCCTATTGCGGACAAACTCTTGTTGAGTTCGTTATTTGTCGTGTTGACGCATGTAGGGTTGATTCCGCTGTACGTGACGGTTCTGGTCTTCAGCAGAGATGTGGGGATTCTCCTGATTTCGACACTTCTGTTTGTGACCGGGACTCTGCGCGACTTCAGGCCGAGTGTATTCGGGAAGCTGAACACATTTGTACAGATCGTCGCTCTGATTGCGGTACTTTGTCAGAAGCTGTTTTTGTCGACGGAGCTGGCGACGTTTCGAGATATTCTAGTGCGCTCGATTGCCGTATTGGCACCGCTTTCCGCGGCGCAGTATGCTTGGATTGTGCTTCGCAGGATGAGTTCACCGCCGGAACAGACGGTCTAGTCGTCGGACGGGGTCTCGGCGAGGGCGTTTTCTTCTTCGATGGCGATGTCGCTATATTCGGCTGAGTCGAAGACTTCTCCGCACTTCTGGCACTCAACGAATTCGGCGTCATCCTCTCGGGCAACGATTTTGACAATGGGATGTTTGCAGATGGCGGTCATTTGGGGAGTAAAAACGTGAATGGTATGGATTTTGCCCGTCTGCAGACCCCTTGTCAACCTGGATTTCCGGATTTTCTATCTGCTAAAAGCAGGTTGCAGGACTGGTGCCGGAGGGGTCCGATCCTCTGTTGCGCACCGGGAATTTTGGACGTACACTATCTAGGACTGGAATTGTCTGATTTTCGACTTCTCCGGTAGCGGGAGCACAAATCTGACATGCTGCGTCTGACCAAAAAAGCCGACTATGGGCTGATGGCTCTGAAGTATCTAGCAGAGCAGCAGAACGGTAGTGCCCACAGCGCAAAGGATATCGCAGAGGCGTACCATATCCCGCCACAGTTGTTGGCGAAGATTCTACAGACTTTAGCGAAGGCGGGGCTGCTGGTTTCGCATGCCGGGACCAATGGCGGCTACGCACTGTCCAAGAGCGCGTCGGAGATTACGGCGTTCGAGGTGATCCGGGCGATCGACGGACCGCTTTTTATTACAAGTTGCATTACGATTCACGGAACTTGCGACCTGGCGGGCCATTGCACCATCAAAGAACC
Coding sequences within:
- a CDS encoding glycoside hydrolase family 2 protein, coding for MLFVAGSMGLGSVAWAADSSIADPVTLAASWQLQDAAKVTQTGDAVSSTSFRPQGWYSAIVPGTVLTSLVNAGVYPEPLYGENNRPDKIPESLARTPYWYRTVFEVPKAYAGKHVWLNLEGINFSAQVWVNGRQVGAMKGAFRRGIFEISPDVKAGKEAVLAVLVSPQPHPGDPHEHTIRDGVGKNGGITAIDGPTFLSTIGWDWIPAIRDRDTGIWQKVFISASGPVVIKDPLVTTDLPLPKVDSADISLQARVENVTDTPQKGVLKGSFGDVNFAQNVEVAPHSSQVVTVDPKSTPAMHVEHPKLWWPNGYGPQNLYKLHLSFEMDGKASDSKDVSFGVRKFTYAVPDSENLTISVNGVRVFIRGGNWGLDEAMKRNPRERLEAQIRMHQIANMNLIRNWVGQSTSEDFYELCDKYGILVWDEFFQPNPSDGPDPDDFDTYMANVRDKILRFRNHASIVLWCARNEGYPPKKIDDALRVLMTELEPTRLYQANSADGRGVNSHGPYHWRTPREFYVYDEAFKTEIGSVSVPTLESIHGMMPEKDWETINDDWAEHDFAKGAADGDKYPAMIADRYGKVANLADFVRKSQLANYEAFRAMYEGRNAKLFHPTTGVITWMSNPAQPSFVWQLYHHDLEPNSALFAVKKAAEPIHIQLNEATGEVQVINNLNTSLENAHAHLAIYNLDGSLQYEHDFDVSAGASVATTLGSVAWPANLSPVHFVKLQLKDATGKVISENFYWRGLPDHQDDLELLDSLSTITLDAKVSRSDTDGKSVISVTLHNPGKEVALMTHLQLRRKRSGERVLPVYYSDNYISLLPNETKTITMEAATSDLKGEDALVVVDGWNVGVVAGTSAGAGIEANVEALVEHWPVTGLPMISAK
- a CDS encoding MFS transporter encodes the protein MSYLAGGSLGGLESWEEEFSQRLSQSLIQLSQRHRLIILFSVGLVTAIEISNRLSINVLLPDLQGNVAGTSDEVSWVVILYNLGFLCSMAISYWMTRVLGSRRHLLLSIALYATGAIGCFSSPHSLKLLLISRVVMGFGGGAFLVRTVILIRLMFPGKAGIFAVSCLYIELCAFEAVYPVAMGWISDTLRWNYAFLLDFPFLAIGTFLIWKYLPWGHLSLRSEKSYFDAWGGGLLIAALGSMQIALSRGERDLWFQSPFIVCFLVIAVVCFAGFLWWDWRPENPAPVLHLRTIWRQASLRTYILIVAIVGAMLGAGLYVLPQYLRFVQDYSAAQTGGFISTYTIGLGIGLLMTVRYGLPRLGGVKVVAVGASMMTAACTNFIYIWTPTTPTWLLVLSIFALGLSMGPLVSGASNIATSQAASFDLNDVSTSYFFIRQLGNTFGVTAATVMFDRRQTLHSARLVDVANRLDPTLQSTLAQYSSLIERDGGAASNPALGAIQIFQSNVITQSRLLSYIDIYFGLAVLGVVVLILLLVAHPKNAAAPARPHFHLW
- a CDS encoding HlyD family secretion protein, with translation MSSTPTPSAPPPESPPAPTPETTPSFLTTAGKAIRELPRLGKLALIALLLILLVGWYIWMGQVTTEDAQVDAHITAVASQVSGYVVALPINDNVDVKTGDVLVQIDPREYKAEADQAKAAYDLAEAEAMAAKLQIGLTRGTTTHSTGGAVAQSESDTADYAMAQTQLERAATANLLQAKAEVAAKKATNERAQADLERYKPLVATNDVSKFQFDAVDAAARVAKSDLAAAEQQVVAAEQNVEIAKATLSSSKAKVARSQSLLLESKAREQQIPITESTYKSALAGVERAKAVWDQALLNLGYTTIIAPIAGQVTQLTVHLGQYVLPGNLLFTLVPLDKVYITANFKETQMAHVHPGQRAKIHVDTYNRDFEGIVDSIAGAAGSRQALLPPQNATGNFIKVVQRLPVKILVNQSQDSRFVLRPGMNVEATIYTR
- a CDS encoding TolC family protein, producing MSTRANIAGPSRTVAVVLCLLLFAAVLCKDGLGQSAPVSPPQPISLTLKDAVKLALKQNPQVVALRLLSLESDRERQISRSPLLPQANLTGLGVVRQYNLASVVRTATRSTGGPFQFIQAGPAFSQSLFNLPLFRNYQISSEGVREAHAQENITREDVTASVVTQYILVLRAFATYDAAKVRVALAERLYEQASSLQKTGIGLNIDTTRAQVELQNERQNLIDAETATHTTNYVLAELLDLPRDQEPVVTDKLQFFDLPQFEETAAINTAFVSRPEMQVQASQERITNLERKSALDERAPQIDFTGIWVYQGSRFDNGIPAYRYQIAFNMPLFTGGRIHAEVARADLEQKRIAQNRQLLEARIVREVKSAIVELDAARKNVDVANLGLQLANDEVAQAQRRFSAGVTTNIEVVTAQDALARANSNQIDALYRFNQSRVNLAQAMGEVQNTYAK
- a CDS encoding alpha/beta fold hydrolase, coding for MLLHGWPYDIHNFVDVAPLLASAGYHVIVPYLRGYGTTKFLSADPMRNGQQSAVALDIIALMDALKVQKATVAGFDWGARTADIMAVLWPERCKAIISVSGI
- a CDS encoding CDP-alcohol phosphatidyltransferase family protein — its product is MPFLSQFRAAPNLLTLMRLFIIPFLLIEILDGHYGIAFALFMLAGISDALDGLLARWLSQKTTLGQYLDPIADKLLLSSLFVVLTHVGLIPLYVTVLVFSRDVGILLISTLLFVTGTLRDFRPSVFGKLNTFVQIVALIAVLCQKLFLSTELATFRDILVRSIAVLAPLSAAQYAWIVLRRMSSPPEQTV
- a CDS encoding RrF2 family transcriptional regulator, whose translation is MLRLTKKADYGLMALKYLAEQQNGSAHSAKDIAEAYHIPPQLLAKILQTLAKAGLLVSHAGTNGGYALSKSASEITAFEVIRAIDGPLFITSCITIHGTCDLAGHCTIKEPLRKVNDSIKDLLSGLSIADLIETGDTEQGASGAPVGGGLVSIAL